The genomic DNA CGGGAAGGTAACGATGTATAACACCTATAATTCCGAAGCCCGCAACATGATCCTGTATTTTCTGAACATGCACTTCCCCGACCCGGAGAAACTGATCACTCCGATCTGCCCATTGGAAACAGGCACGGATCCAGAAAAAATGCAGGAGCTTTTCAAGTATGACAACTTCAAGGACAATTACAAGGTCTTGAACCAAGAAGTCCGCAAGTTCGGCATCAATGTGCCGCCGTTGGTCAATGCTTATATGAGCCTCTCCCCTAAAATGCGTGTATTCGGCACCGCTATCAACCATGAGTTCGGGGAGGTGGAAGAGACCGGCATCCTGATCGCCATCAATGAAATTCTCGAAGACAAAAAGAAACGTCATATCGAAACCTATCTGAACGAGGAAGGCAAATCGGCCGACTTGATACGCAATAGTTAAAACGGGATATAAAGACATACGAAGAGCCATGTACGCCAGATGATGCATCATCCGCATACATGGCTCTTTTATGTTTAGCCTTAAATCACTCTTCGTTCTTCTGTTTCTCCCACTCTCCGGCAATCTCCTCAAGAGCCTCGTACCAGTCCTTTCCGAAACGGCGGACCAGCGGTTCCTTCAGAAACTTATAGACCGGGAGTTTTTCTTTCTTACCCAGTATCTCTGCGGCTTTGCAGATACTCCAGCGATTATAATTAACTGCTTCGAACGTATCGTACTTTTCCACACGTATCGGGTAAAGGTGGCAGGAAACCGGTTTATAGAAAGAGAGCTTACCTTCGCGATAGGCCTTCTCCACCGCACACTTGCAAGTTCCGTCCGCATCATAACAGGTAAAAACACAGTCTTTCCCGTTTACGATAGAAGTCACTAAGTCTCCCTCTTCATCAATATAGGCAACGCCTTGTTTCTTGATGATCTCCTGAGCTTTTGGCGCCAGATCGTCCCAGATAACCGGAAGGGCTTTTTCCAGTTCGCCCACCTCTTCCTCCAGCAGGGGTGCACCGGAATCACCTTCCACACAGCAAATACCTTTGCAATGCGACAGATCGCATAAGAACTGGCGTTCGAGAACGTCGAGGCTGACTAGGGTATTGTCTATTTGAATCACTTCTTAAATTGAAAATTAAAAATTGAAAATTAGAAAATAAATGCTTATCTCCCTAATGATGATTTTACAGACTTGACTATGCTAACCAAAAGAGCAATCAATTCCTTACAATCAATCGAGATAGATTTATAAATCTGTTCACTTAAATAATCCGTATCTCTCAATAAAGAGAGCCAATAAAATGTTTCATTAGCTTCTTTCAAAGCAACATTCATTTTATTAAGAAAATCAGCACTACTTTGCGCATGATGTGCTTCTGCAACCAATGCTCCTATAGCAGTACCGCTCCGCAACATCTGTTTTGATAAGACATACTCCTTTTGATCATTTGTTAAAAACTTGTATGCGTTCACTATACGAATAGCAAACGCATACGATTTAGTCTGGATCACATTATTCACCAGTCTTATTTTTTAATTTTTAATTCTTAATTTTTAATTCTTTATCAAGTCCTGCCCTGTCATATCAGCCGGCTGTGCCATGCCCAAAATATGCAGGATAGACGGAGCGACATCGGCCAGGACACCGTTTTCCACTTTTGCATTTTTGTTTTCTGTCACATATACAAAAGGAACCGGGTTCAGGGAGTGAGCCGTGTTGGGAGTACCGTCTTCGTTGAGCGCGTGATCGGCATTACCGTGGTCGGCGATGATGATTACTTCATAGCCATTGGCTTTGGCAGCCTCGACCGTGTCTTTCACACAGTTGTCGATAGCCGTTACGGCCTTTTCGATGGCACTATAGATACCGGTATGGCCAACCATATCACCATTAGCATAGTTCACGACGATGAAGTCGAACTTCTGCGTATTGATAGCCTCAACCAACTTGTCCTTTACTTCGTAAGCGCTCATTTCCGGCTTCAGGTCGTAAGTGGCGACTTTCGGGCTCGGAACCAAGATACGTTCTTCATTTTTGTACGGAGTTTCGCGACCACCGTTAAAGAAGAAAGTCACATGAGCGTACTTCTCCGTCTCGGCGATATGAAGCTGTGTTTTCCCGTTTTCAGCCAGGTATTCTCCCAATGTGTTCTGGACGTTTTCCTTGTCGAACAGGATATGGACCCCTTTGAAAGAAGCATCGTACGGAGTCATGCAGTAATACTGCAAACCAGGGATCGTGTGCATACCCTGTTCCGGCATATCCTGCTGGGTCAGCACGACAGTCAATTCTTTTGCACGGTCGTTGCGGTAGTTGAAAAAGATCACGACATCACCTTCTTTGATCGTACCATCTACTGTAGCGTTGTTGATCGGTTTGATAAACTCGTCGGTCACGCCTTCATCATACGATTCCTGCATGGCCTGAACCATGTCGGTAGCCTGTTTGCCCTTGCCTTCAACCAGCAGGTCGTAGGCTTCTTTCACGCGTTCCCAACGTTTGTCGCGGTCCATTGCATAGAAACGACCGACGATGGATGCGATCTTTCCGGCAGACTGTGCACAGTGGGCCGTCAGTTGTTCGATAAATCCTTTACCGCTCTTCGGGTCTGTGTCGCGACCGTCCATGAAGCAGTGGATGAAAGTATTGTCGATTCCATATTCCTTGGAGATATCGCAAAGTTTGAACAGGTGGTCGAAAGAACTGTGTACGCCACCGTTGGAGGTCAACCCCATGAAATGGATATTTTTGCCATGTTCTTTGGCATAAGAGAAGGCAGAAACGATTTCAGGGTTCTTCATGATGCTATTGTCGGCACAAGCGCGGTTAATCTTCACCAAATCCTGGTAAACGATACGTCCGGCCCCGATATTGAGATGTCCGACTTCAGAGTTACCCATTTGTCCGTCAGGCAACCCTACGTTTTCACCGCTTGCCTGTAACTGTGAATGAGGATAAGTGGCCAGCAGGCTGTCCCAATAAGGAGTGGGAGTGTTAAAGATTACATCGTCTTTACCTTGATCGCCGATACCCCAGCCGTCAAGAATCATTAAAAGGGCTTTCTTGCTCATGATTGCTTAATTATTTATTGTTTATACTCATTTTCGTTATTCGGGCACAAAGATAAGCAATTCCGGGCATATATTGTTTGCTTGGAAAATATTACTTTTGTGAACGATATGGAAAAGACGATACAAGATAAAGAGTTAGGAACCATCCACCTCCGCACCAGTCCCCGTGCTACCCGTTACACACTGAAAATCTCCAAAGGGACGATTACGGCTACCATGCCTCCGGGTGGAAACGAAGCGCGTATGCTCGCTTTTATCCGGGAAAACAAGGAAAAACTTCTTGCCGCCCTTGCCAAACATCCCGCCCGCCCGCTCCTGACAGATGAGACGAAGATGCAAACCGCAACGTTCCGCCTCCATGTCTTCCGTACCGACCGGGCTAACTTCTATATGAAATTAGACGATGGCGTCCTGCACATCGCCTGTCCCTCGCAGACCGACTTCGCCGACGAACGTGTACAAAAACTCCTGAAAGACTTCATTGAGCAAGCCCTCCGGCATGAGGCCCGCCGCCTCTTACCTTCACGGTTGCTCGACCTGGCCTCCCGGCACGGCTTCACCTGCACGGATGTAAAAATCTTCAACAGCAAAAGCCATTGGGGTAGTTGCACACCACGTCGCAGCATCAATCTCTCTCTTTCCCTGATGCTCCTGCCCTGGCACCTGATCGACTACGTCCTCCTCCACGAACTTTGCCACACCATCGAGATGAACCACAGTGACCGTTTTTGGGCATTGATGGACAAGGTCACAGAGGGGAAAGCGTTAGAACTGAGGAAGGAGTTGAAGAAGTATCATATGCTGTAAGCCGGATTGCGGAATATCTGATTATTCAGTCCTTGGGATAATCGTTCCATGATCTCGATGTTGCTTAAGACATATGACCACTTCTTATAAAGCGTGTCACAAAATCGTTTTCCACTTCCTCTGTCACTGTATCACTGATTTCTTTGTACCAATTGATATTCAACTTGTCTTATTTGTGATATATGCCCGTTTTCTCTATCACTACGGTATCACACCCCTATCACTGGCAATTTGGATAAAAATAGGCACTCCGCTTATATACAACTGTATATTAATACATTACAAATAACAAAAACAATAAACACCCTATTTCCATCCCTGCAAACCACTCGATTATTTTATGTAAAAACGGCTATAAAATAGGTAAAACCGGGTAGTTTTTATTGTCTGGCACAGTACTTTAGTTGCCGGACATCCCCATGTTACCCCCTCTTACACCCGGATGTACCGGCTCTCTACACCCGGATGTTAAGGATGGCAACATGGGGGTGTTTACGGAATTATCTGCTTGTTTCTGCTAAATAAAGAGAGGGCTTTTGTGAAATGAAGAACCGTATTTCGCCAATTTAATACCTATTCAACAATATGATAAAACGTCATATTGGAAAATTTTGATGCGGTTGCCCTGTTACTTCGACGGTAAATATATCGTCATAAAGGACGGAAGATCAAGTATCTTTCCTATTTCTTTCCAGAAAAAACGAATCCCCTGCAATCATTGACTACAGGGGATTGTTTTTTGTCTGCTTCGGTCTTCACAGAGGGAGAGCAGATGAACTTTTTTTAATTTCATTACTTTAGTATTAATATTCACCGCTTGTTCGCCCTCGCGGGGTAATTGGTCGATCCGGACGGAGAGCTGTAAAAGCTGATGTGTTCCGGGAATACCACACGATGAATCTTAGAATTATTTGATTTTAATATTTCGAAAGTGCCGCGCACTGATGTACGCGACACTTTTACAATCTATTTGCCAATTACTTAACAATAGCTTTAACAGCTTCTTCGCCTTCAACAGCTACTACAACCACACCCTGAGGAGCAGCGATAGTTGCGTTGTCGGAAGTGATAACTGTGTTAGCCACTACCTGGCCTAAAATGTTGCTGACAACAACTTTCTTACCGGTAGCGCCTACGATCTGAACACCACCTTCAGTAGCGATCACTTTCACTTCAGATACTTCAACACCTTCGTTTGCAGTAGGAGCTTCAGCAGCGTCCAAAGTAAATACCTGAGGAGCAACAGTGTTAGAGAAGATAACCGTACCGTTAACTACAGCCAAACTCTTGTTTGTATTAAGAGCTACGATTTCATAACCTTCACCGTCAACAACTTTGAAGCCAACAAGAGAAGTATTCTTAGCATCTCTTACTTTATATTTATTCTGTTTGCCATCTTTCAGATCGCCAGTATAAGCAATCGTATCAGCAACAACAGTTACACCACGGAAGATTGCGCTGTCGCCTGTAGCATTGTTTGCAACGAAGTCACCCTTAGCAGCCAAAACGTTACCAACGATTGTGTCGTTCTTAACTTCTGCACCTTTGTAGATGTAGTAACCATATTCTGTATTGTCATCGCCACGATTCACATAAGCAGAGTCAACATACAGAGAGAAGTCAGAATCATCAGCAGCAGCTTTCAGTTCGTCACCTACGCGCAACATCTTAGCGATACCAGCAGAAGCAGTCAACATTTCACTACCGTTTACTACATTGTAATGACCTGCATCAACCTTAGCATAGACAGGAGCTTCAGCACCTTCGATGTTGAAGTAAGTTTCAACACTTGCAGTCGGATTATCATAAGTTACAGTAAGATTAGAGATATTCATTGTAACCATCTTAGCAGTATTTTCATTAGCAGCTACCACCTTATAAGAGCCACCGACAGGATTTTCTGCGAAGAAGAAACGTTTTTGATTTTCATTAACAGCTCCGTTAGTAGAAGATGTCAATTTTACAACAGCGCCTTCATAAGCAAATCGACCTTCAGCATTATAAGCTTTTTCCATTGCATAAGCAACACGAACCAATGTATCACCTAAAGTCTGAGCACCATAATAAATAGTATCACCAACAGTAGCCAAATCAGCCCCTTCCATCAGACGCAATTCAACAGCTTTGTCAGCACCTTTAGCACCAGCAATTACAGAATCCTGAACCAAAGTCAAATAGATATCATCAGCAGCTTTAGAAGCCAGATTGAACTTAACAGCACCGTAACCCATTTCTTCTTTTGTATAGTACTTGTAACCGATGTGCTTGTTAGCCATATCTACATCGAGTTTTGTGAATACCAAAGTATCACCACCAACAGTAGTGTAAATGCTCTTAGCTGCATCTACTGCGTACAAAGGTTGATTTGTAAACGGTTGTGCCGGAGCAACAACAGCTAAACTTTCACCATTAGAGCCTGTGGTAACGCCTGAAGAAACAGTTGCAGAGACAATATCACGAGCCTGAGCAGAATAAGTACCATCTTCGTTTTCCTTTACATAGAACTGAGTAGAAGGAACATATACAGAAGCAGCTTCGGCATAAGTACCACTTGTACCAGTCAAATACTTATCATTATTAGTTGCATTACCGCCTGTACCTTTAAACTGCAAAGAATAAACACCTGTTCCACCAGCCAGTTTAACCGGAGTACCTTTAGAGATTGTGATAAGCGGAGCATTGATCTGGATAGAGTCTACAACCAACTTAGCACTACCATCAAAGCTCTTGTAACCTACAAGATAAGTAACTCCTGAACCAGCACCATGATCTGCAACTTCAAATTCGCCAGCTGTATTGAAACGAACAATAGAATCAGTTGTCATAACGATAGAATCGTTACCCAAGTCCATTTTCAAAGTAAATGTCTGCAAACCTTCATTCAAAGCACCTTTATATGCAGAAGATGTAACAGTAATAGTTGTATCCAACTGGAAAGAAGCAGCTTTTACAGAAGCGGCAGTACCCACCATTACAGTATCGATTGTAATATACTGCGGCTTCTTTGTACCCTTCGTGCTGTTTTCCTGACCAACTACCTGGAAGCGGAATTTGTTACCGACAGGAACCGGAATCAATTCATTAGCAGTGAAAAGACCACCGTCACGACCGGCAAAGTCAAATTTGAATGAAGGAAGAACCGGAGCAAGGTCTGCTTTTGTTACATCATAATTTGCTTCAGCTGCTTCTACTGTGAAAACAGCAGCCGTACCTGTTGCACCAGCTTTGTCAGTTTTGCCATCAACCATCAACAAGCCGGTAGTTTGAGACATCTCAACCAACTTGCCATCAGTAGTTGTACCGATAATACTATAACCACCCGTACCATGTTTAATTTTAAATTCGCTAATACCAGCAGCAATAGCCGTACCGAATTTATCTGCGCCATTCAATTTAGCAGAGAAAGAAAGCTGTTTCTGAGTAGCTTTGTTCGTCAATGTGTAGATAGAGTCATTACCCGGCATATTGACACGAACCAAATTGGCTTTCCACAAAGCAGAGTCCATATCCGCCTTAGTAGTACCTTTACTACCAAGTGTCACAGAGTCTGCCAAAGAAGCCTTATCCCAAGTCAGGTAAGTAGAACTGGTCTTCAAATGCACATACTTGTCACCGATCTGTGCATAAGAGACAGTAGCAATTGCTGCGAAGGCAGCAACGAGAGTAGAAAATCTCTTGTTCATAATCTAAATTTTAATATTAATAATACAGTTAATTGAAATATCAGTTCTTACTTCTTACTATCATTATGTACACGTATATATAATGTACACGTGTTAACATTTGTACTTTGATAGCAAAAACGATCCTTTTTTTTAGTCATTTTTTTTGCCTATCTTCGAAGTTCGTATTGGAAAGATGGTTTTTTGTACTCCAATTGCTATCTAATTGATAAGAAAGGATATAGGGGTACGAATTTTTTTACAGAAAAGAGTTGTGGTTTAAAAAGGAATGCGTATTTTTGTCTCGGAAAAATGACAAATTTAAAGGATCGTTTTTTTTAGTCATTTTTTGACCCACCAATCACTTGATTTACAATAAATTATTTTCTCAATTACCAAGTCTTAAATTTCATCAGTCCCGTTTTGGTTCAAAAATCGGTCTTTTTCAAGGAAATCCTTGATGCTTACTACGTTTCAGAGGGATACTTATCCGTTTTTGATCCGATGCCTATTTGTTTGTTTTTCGGTGATTGCCCGATTTTCCTCCCCCAAACGGCCATTATTACTGCATCGGCACAAACCCTTCGTAGCGAACCGTCCAGCTCCCGTCTTTCGGGAAACCGGGAGCCTCACCCTCCGAGCCGTCCCAACCGCCACACATCATGGCGACTGCCGTCAGCAACGCTCCGTTGGAAGGGAAATAGGGAAACGGACCGCCTGTCGCCAAACCATGTTCGTCGAACTGGAATCCGGCGGAAGGGTGCATCAGCATGTCAATAGCCAGTGCCGGCTGTCCCGTACGGGCGGCAGCCATTGCCAACATCGGGAAATCCCAACCCCAAATGCGGTTGAACTGCCATTCTTTGCAGACTTTCTCCAGCGTATGCTTGAAGGTCGGCAGGTCTACCCCGTCACCAGGCAACATGCCGTAGACACCGGTCAGGGCCGGATGCTCGTAGGTATATTTTGTCCACATATCGGGGATGCCCTCGTAGGTGGTATAGACGCCGTCGGCAACGGGAAGGGGCGCCATCTTCGAAAGTACTTCCTTCCATTTCTTCGTTCTTTTTTCCGACAGGCCCAGCCGGTCCGCCCATTCCAACGCCGTGCGCAAGCCGTAGCGGAAATAGCCTAACTCGAAAATCGGATTGATGGTCTGCAACGGGTCCGTATTCTCGGAAACGACAACGACAGGAGGACCCAGGACATATTGTTTCGTCTTTTTGTCGTAGAAAAGGTAATCTGCCATATAATCGGCCGTGTTCAGCACGACGTCTTTCCATTTCTCCAATGTTTCGGGAGCAGGTTTCTGACGGTATTGCATCTCGGCGAAGTAGATCGGATGGGGTTCGTGCCAGATCAGATAGGCATGGGCGCTACCAGGCCATTCGCGGTTGAAGTTTCCGGTGCACTTCGGCCAACGTGCACCACTGCGACCTTCGCTCTTGGCACGTTCGAGAGCCTTCGGCATAAAGTCCTTATAGACGTTCAGATAGTTATCAAAACATTCCATCCGGTTCCACAACCCGTAGTGCACACCATGCCACCAAATCATCTCGAAGTGGAAACGGCCGAACCAGCCGTTGTTCACCAGACCGGATTCCTGAGGTGGGAACAGTCCGCTTTCATTTGCACGCATCAAGTACTGCGAGAGGACAATACGCCGCTCCAGTTCCAGCCAGCGGGGATCTTTGCTTCCGGAGAGGTCGACGGCAGCTCCCGAACGCCAGTACTTCTCCCAACTGGCAGCACTCTTCCGTTCGATAGAGGCAACCGGCTCAGTCACATCGGCGACCGGTTCAGGAGAGAAGCAGCAGGTAAAGGAAAAGGTGGAAGTATGCCGGGGCTGGAGGAGGAAGGTATGCGCCTTTTCAGATTCACGGCTGAAAGTGGCAGGGCCGGTCCAGTCAAGGGTGGCGTAGTAGTGCGTGTCATCCATCGTACGGGTGATACGGACCGAGTTCGGAGCCAACTTCTCGAAGGTGGAAGTATGGCCAGAGATCGTGTCGTAGCGTCCTATGTAATGTTTGAAATAGCGTCCGTCGGGATAAGGAAAGTCGAGATAGATGCTCATATTACCATCGTTCAACAGTTCGGACTCGATACTGACTCCGATCATATCTTTATCGGGATGACAGACGGTACGCACTTTCACCTCTTTGCGGTTCAGTTCGAAACGGCTATAGACGACACCTGTCCACAGATCGATTTCCTGCCGGGCATTGCCCAGGTCAATTTCCCGCGCTTCCGTACCGTCTTCACGCAGTAGACGGAAACCGATACGGCCCAGGTTATAGCGATGAGGGTTCTTGGTCAGCCATTCGGACAGCTCGGGCTGGTCGGGATTGCG from Parabacteroides merdae ATCC 43184 includes the following:
- a CDS encoding DUF3109 family protein, whose translation is MIQIDNTLVSLDVLERQFLCDLSHCKGICCVEGDSGAPLLEEEVGELEKALPVIWDDLAPKAQEIIKKQGVAYIDEEGDLVTSIVNGKDCVFTCYDADGTCKCAVEKAYREGKLSFYKPVSCHLYPIRVEKYDTFEAVNYNRWSICKAAEILGKKEKLPVYKFLKEPLVRRFGKDWYEALEEIAGEWEKQKNEE
- a CDS encoding M48 family metallopeptidase, giving the protein MEKTIQDKELGTIHLRTSPRATRYTLKISKGTITATMPPGGNEARMLAFIRENKEKLLAALAKHPARPLLTDETKMQTATFRLHVFRTDRANFYMKLDDGVLHIACPSQTDFADERVQKLLKDFIEQALRHEARRLLPSRLLDLASRHGFTCTDVKIFNSKSHWGSCTPRRSINLSLSLMLLPWHLIDYVLLHELCHTIEMNHSDRFWALMDKVTEGKALELRKELKKYHML
- a CDS encoding DUF6383 domain-containing protein, giving the protein MNKRFSTLVAAFAAIATVSYAQIGDKYVHLKTSSTYLTWDKASLADSVTLGSKGTTKADMDSALWKANLVRVNMPGNDSIYTLTNKATQKQLSFSAKLNGADKFGTAIAAGISEFKIKHGTGGYSIIGTTTDGKLVEMSQTTGLLMVDGKTDKAGATGTAAVFTVEAAEANYDVTKADLAPVLPSFKFDFAGRDGGLFTANELIPVPVGNKFRFQVVGQENSTKGTKKPQYITIDTVMVGTAASVKAASFQLDTTITVTSSAYKGALNEGLQTFTLKMDLGNDSIVMTTDSIVRFNTAGEFEVADHGAGSGVTYLVGYKSFDGSAKLVVDSIQINAPLITISKGTPVKLAGGTGVYSLQFKGTGGNATNNDKYLTGTSGTYAEAASVYVPSTQFYVKENEDGTYSAQARDIVSATVSSGVTTGSNGESLAVVAPAQPFTNQPLYAVDAAKSIYTTVGGDTLVFTKLDVDMANKHIGYKYYTKEEMGYGAVKFNLASKAADDIYLTLVQDSVIAGAKGADKAVELRLMEGADLATVGDTIYYGAQTLGDTLVRVAYAMEKAYNAEGRFAYEGAVVKLTSSTNGAVNENQKRFFFAENPVGGSYKVVAANENTAKMVTMNISNLTVTYDNPTASVETYFNIEGAEAPVYAKVDAGHYNVVNGSEMLTASAGIAKMLRVGDELKAAADDSDFSLYVDSAYVNRGDDNTEYGYYIYKGAEVKNDTIVGNVLAAKGDFVANNATGDSAIFRGVTVVADTIAYTGDLKDGKQNKYKVRDAKNTSLVGFKVVDGEGYEIVALNTNKSLAVVNGTVIFSNTVAPQVFTLDAAEAPTANEGVEVSEVKVIATEGGVQIVGATGKKVVVSNILGQVVANTVITSDNATIAAPQGVVVVAVEGEEAVKAIVK
- a CDS encoding four helix bundle protein, producing MNNVIQTKSYAFAIRIVNAYKFLTNDQKEYVLSKQMLRSGTAIGALVAEAHHAQSSADFLNKMNVALKEANETFYWLSLLRDTDYLSEQIYKSISIDCKELIALLVSIVKSVKSSLGR
- the gpmI gene encoding 2,3-bisphosphoglycerate-independent phosphoglycerate mutase — protein: MSKKALLMILDGWGIGDQGKDDVIFNTPTPYWDSLLATYPHSQLQASGENVGLPDGQMGNSEVGHLNIGAGRIVYQDLVKINRACADNSIMKNPEIVSAFSYAKEHGKNIHFMGLTSNGGVHSSFDHLFKLCDISKEYGIDNTFIHCFMDGRDTDPKSGKGFIEQLTAHCAQSAGKIASIVGRFYAMDRDKRWERVKEAYDLLVEGKGKQATDMVQAMQESYDEGVTDEFIKPINNATVDGTIKEGDVVIFFNYRNDRAKELTVVLTQQDMPEQGMHTIPGLQYYCMTPYDASFKGVHILFDKENVQNTLGEYLAENGKTQLHIAETEKYAHVTFFFNGGRETPYKNEERILVPSPKVATYDLKPEMSAYEVKDKLVEAINTQKFDFIVVNYANGDMVGHTGIYSAIEKAVTAIDNCVKDTVEAAKANGYEVIIIADHGNADHALNEDGTPNTAHSLNPVPFVYVTENKNAKVENGVLADVAPSILHILGMAQPADMTGQDLIKN